TTCTACGGCATGGCCGACCTGTTGGGCGGCTGACCCCTAACGGGTGACCGCGGCCTCGAAGATCATCTCTTCCTTCTCGAGGATGCCGGAGGGGTGGCCCATCTCGGAGGCCCAGTCCCCCCGCAGCTCGGCCGGGAGCATCGAGGCCACCTCCCGGACCTCGTCCGGGGTCATGTCGGCCTTCAGCCCGTCCATGACGGTGTGGAGGATCATCTCGGCCCGCTCGACCGAGGCGATCCCTCCGAGGTGACAGATCCTCTGCAGCAGCTCGGCACGGGTCATGGTGCACCTCCTTTCCCCCCGGGCTCGGTGGGGTCCTGCCCCTTCAACCTAGCGCGGCGGCAGGGGGTTCGGAAGGTGGGGGCATGGGTTTTTCCGGCTTCGCACCCGGCGCTCCAGCAGCCCCCCATGCCGCACCGAGCGTTTGGCGGCGGGGCATGGGGCCTGCTTCCGGCCGCGCGCGAAGCCGGACATTGAGATTCGCCGCGCAGGCACGGAGCACCGGCGGTGGTTTCATGGCCGGTCGGTGGGGCACGAACGAGCTCACGGTACGAGCGTTGGAGGCGCTGCGCGGCGAGCCAAGGAGCCGCACGCGGCGCTCCAGCAGACCCCATGCCCCCCGGGGGGTGGCGCGGCTCGAGAGCCGCCTGGCCGCCCGGCGGGCCGAAGGCCCCCGACCAACGACCGACGACCGAGGTTACCTGGAGACGTTCCATGGCTAAAGGCCCGGTGCGGGCCCTGGTGGCGTTCGGGGGCAACCTGGGGCCGGTTGAGGAGA
This is a stretch of genomic DNA from Deferrisoma camini S3R1. It encodes these proteins:
- a CDS encoding DUF2267 domain-containing protein; translated protein: MTRAELLQRICHLGGIASVERAEMILHTVMDGLKADMTPDEVREVASMLPAELRGDWASEMGHPSGILEKEEMIFEAAVTR